A stretch of the Candidatus Hydrogenedentota bacterium genome encodes the following:
- a CDS encoding sigma-70 family RNA polymerase sigma factor, giving the protein MNSIFGTREAWVAGALDRYERPLLQYAARITQNGETARDVVQETFLRLCQADPAKIGDHLAPWLYTVCRNHALNVCQKEARMNSLYERREAAYEPVTGRENLTADAGVLAERQEFHQRVRAIIDGLPHVQQEAFWLKFRDGLTYREISGVMGVSLGTVSAAVCTALNVLRHELRSELDQRQEAQS; this is encoded by the coding sequence ATGAATTCAATCTTCGGAACCAGGGAGGCGTGGGTGGCGGGGGCGCTGGACCGCTACGAGCGGCCGCTGCTGCAATACGCGGCGCGCATCACGCAAAACGGCGAAACCGCGCGCGACGTGGTTCAGGAGACCTTCCTCCGGCTTTGTCAGGCCGACCCCGCCAAAATAGGCGACCACCTGGCCCCGTGGCTGTACACGGTCTGCCGCAACCACGCCCTGAATGTCTGCCAGAAAGAGGCGCGAATGAACAGTCTTTATGAACGGCGGGAGGCGGCGTATGAGCCCGTCACCGGCCGGGAAAACTTGACTGCGGATGCCGGCGTGCTGGCCGAACGGCAGGAATTCCACCAACGGGTGCGGGCGATTATTGACGGGTTGCCGCACGTCCAGCAGGAGGCGTTCTGGCTCAAGTTTCGGGACGGGCTCACCTACCGCGAGATAAGCGGCGTCATGGGCGTGTCGCTGGGCACGGTCAGCGCCGCGGTATGCACCGCCCTCAACGTCCTGCGCCACGAACTGCGGTCCGAACTGGATCAGCGGCAGGAGGCCCAATCATGA
- a CDS encoding DUF4349 domain-containing protein, protein MGYGVSAGMAGERNIKADFTDNVQAFIEQNGQDFFADGRPARLNAEPRMYGGGGGGGMGGGMGGFGGGMGGAAQMGISESPSSGGETHVAWFFDKLSAEAPADGEKLAASGNPDDATDLPKESPPAPSEVDPARYLIKNATVNLEVEDARVACERLTNDVVAAGGYVSNLDEQTDGLDRRHISLQVRVPAGRLDGAMTGLESLGRVLLKRVNTEDITEEYVDTDARARNYRKTEERLLEHLDKAFLIENTLKIETELSRVREQIERLDGRLRFLGHRVRFSTIAVSLQEKPKAETLLPVQTFSSAQVASEALRALIEFAQTLWERAIWLAVWSPVWGILMAVAFLIWRGLRKRLRTRKEKSL, encoded by the coding sequence TTGGGCTACGGTGTGTCGGCCGGCATGGCCGGAGAGCGCAACATTAAGGCCGACTTCACGGACAATGTCCAGGCTTTTATCGAACAGAATGGACAGGACTTCTTTGCGGACGGACGGCCTGCGCGGCTCAATGCCGAACCTCGCATGTACGGTGGAGGCGGGGGCGGGGGCATGGGCGGTGGTATGGGCGGTTTTGGAGGCGGTATGGGCGGCGCCGCCCAGATGGGCATCTCTGAAAGCCCATCATCGGGCGGCGAAACCCATGTTGCGTGGTTTTTTGACAAACTATCCGCCGAAGCGCCGGCTGATGGGGAGAAACTGGCTGCCTCGGGGAATCCAGACGACGCCACAGACTTGCCCAAGGAGTCCCCCCCCGCCCCCTCCGAGGTTGACCCCGCCCGTTATCTGATCAAGAACGCGACGGTGAATCTTGAAGTCGAAGATGCCCGGGTGGCGTGTGAGCGCCTGACCAATGATGTCGTCGCCGCGGGCGGTTACGTGTCCAATCTGGACGAACAGACCGACGGCCTCGACCGCCGCCACATTTCGCTTCAAGTGCGTGTGCCGGCGGGCCGGCTTGACGGCGCCATGACCGGCCTCGAGTCCCTGGGCCGGGTGCTTCTCAAAAGGGTCAACACCGAGGACATCACGGAAGAATATGTGGACACCGACGCGCGCGCCCGCAACTACAGGAAAACCGAGGAACGCCTCCTGGAACATCTGGACAAGGCGTTTCTGATTGAGAACACCCTGAAAATAGAGACCGAACTTTCGCGGGTCCGCGAGCAAATTGAACGCCTCGACGGCCGTCTTCGATTCCTCGGCCACCGGGTTCGTTTTTCGACCATCGCGGTTTCACTGCAGGAAAAACCCAAAGCTGAAACCCTGCTGCCGGTCCAGACATTCAGCAGCGCCCAGGTCGCCTCCGAAGCCCTGCGCGCCCTCATTGAATTTGCCCAGACCCTTTGGGAACGGGCCATCTGGCTCGCCGTATGGAGCCCGGTCTGGGGCATCCTGATGGCGGTGGCATTCCTGATTTGGCGCGGACTGCGCAAGCGCCTTCGCACGAGGAAAGAAAAATCTCTCTGA
- a CDS encoding sulfatase yields the protein MDTTRREFLHTAGAATLGLAAAGAAQRAHAAPATGRNIVFVLMDDLRLDGLGCLNPYFSTPNLDRLAAAGVLFDRTFVTTSLCSPSRASILSGQYAHRHGVLDNNTQMPPETPTFPQEFQKAGYRTGYVGKWHMGGESADPRPGFDRWVSFKGQGVYYNPTFNIDGQSVPREGYVTDLITDYAVEFIEENRERPFMLYVGHKAVHAEFAPAERHKGSYDGRDFPKPDSMADTEENYRGKPDWVRAQRNSWHGVDGMYDKKTPFDTFTRQYAETLRAADDSVGRIAECLQKAGLLESTLFVFTSDNGFQFGEHGLIDKRTMYEASIRIPMLVHCPELVTGGQKRNEMILNIDFAPTFLEAAGIPIPDTIQGRSFFGLLSGTGTPWREDWLYEYFWERSFPQTPSVLGVRTDRYKFAQYQGIWDGYELYDLQEDPDEMNNLLAPYRVTTEGGTLDNLINQQADGELRKVYRDMQSRLRRLLDETGCRPEPVWSK from the coding sequence ATGGACACGACACGCAGGGAATTCCTCCACACCGCAGGGGCCGCCACCCTCGGTCTTGCCGCGGCGGGTGCCGCACAACGGGCGCATGCCGCGCCGGCAACGGGCCGGAACATCGTCTTCGTCCTCATGGACGACCTGCGCCTGGACGGGCTGGGCTGTCTCAACCCCTATTTCAGCACGCCGAACCTGGACCGTCTCGCGGCGGCGGGCGTCCTCTTTGACCGCACCTTTGTGACGACCTCGCTGTGCTCGCCCAGCCGCGCCAGCATCCTCTCCGGGCAATACGCCCACCGGCACGGTGTGCTGGACAACAACACCCAGATGCCGCCGGAAACGCCGACCTTCCCGCAGGAATTCCAAAAGGCGGGCTACCGCACCGGGTATGTCGGCAAGTGGCACATGGGCGGCGAGAGCGCCGACCCGCGCCCCGGTTTTGACCGCTGGGTATCTTTCAAGGGGCAGGGGGTCTATTACAACCCCACCTTCAACATTGACGGACAGTCCGTCCCCCGCGAGGGCTACGTCACCGACCTCATCACGGACTATGCCGTGGAGTTCATCGAGGAGAACAGGGAGCGGCCCTTCATGCTTTATGTGGGGCACAAGGCGGTCCATGCGGAGTTCGCCCCGGCGGAGCGCCACAAGGGCTCCTATGACGGCAGGGATTTCCCGAAGCCGGACAGCATGGCGGACACGGAGGAGAACTACCGGGGCAAGCCGGACTGGGTCCGGGCGCAGCGGAACAGTTGGCACGGCGTGGACGGCATGTACGACAAGAAGACCCCCTTCGACACCTTCACCCGTCAATACGCCGAAACCCTCCGCGCCGCCGACGACAGTGTCGGGCGCATCGCGGAATGTCTTCAAAAGGCGGGCCTGCTGGAGTCCACACTTTTTGTCTTCACCTCGGACAACGGGTTCCAGTTCGGCGAGCACGGCCTCATTGACAAGCGGACCATGTACGAGGCCTCCATCCGCATCCCCATGCTGGTTCACTGTCCTGAACTCGTCACGGGGGGACAGAAACGCAACGAAATGATTCTAAACATTGACTTTGCCCCGACGTTTCTGGAGGCGGCGGGCATCCCCATTCCGGACACCATCCAGGGCCGCTCTTTCTTCGGTCTGCTTTCCGGCACGGGCACCCCATGGCGGGAGGACTGGCTCTACGAGTATTTCTGGGAGCGTTCCTTCCCGCAAACGCCGTCGGTGTTGGGCGTCCGCACTGACCGATACAAATTCGCCCAATACCAGGGCATTTGGGACGGTTATGAACTCTATGACCTCCAGGAAGACCCGGACGAGATGAACAACCTGCTGGCCCCCTACAGGGTCACCACCGAGGGCGGCACACTGGACAACCTCATCAACCAGCAGGCGGACGGGGAACTCCGCAAGGTCTACAGGGACATGCAGTCGCGCCTGCGCCGTCTGCTTGATGAAACCGGTTGCAGGCCTGAGCCTGTTTGGAGCAAGTAG
- a CDS encoding neutral/alkaline non-lysosomal ceramidase N-terminal domain-containing protein → MKHLSVLAVVLAMSVAGALEVGVASVDITPDTALFRVPMGGYGARMGRPATGAHDPLKAKVLYFRDGGTRMALITCDLRSSTPEFKGLIAKLCAELGLSAANIMIAASHTHDGPSMYPEKFWQMQFGKYDPAMLREMAEKTASAVREAAANAAPARVGEGSCPAEGMTRNRRWGYDQAAREAAGETPLTNPVLRVLRVDGMDGACRALLVNFASHPTILSDKNMLLSAEWPGVLQRELEAAFPGAVALYTNGAQGDQSPAGAEGADDFARIEDYGRKLAKLAAASADGIETVPDVAIACGHATPELPAPVFASASEEKYATYRAAALEALPRHAEIQLLAIGGTAWVGLPGEPVMAVGMEVRRRVMAAGYKDCVSVGLANDYIGYILNATEYAHGGYEVDSRSFYGPGLGDFIAGAAEKLAGEVNARPANN, encoded by the coding sequence ATGAAGCATTTGTCTGTCTTGGCGGTCGTGCTGGCAATGTCTGTGGCCGGGGCACTGGAGGTGGGCGTCGCCTCGGTGGACATCACCCCGGACACCGCCCTGTTCCGTGTGCCCATGGGCGGATACGGGGCGCGAATGGGCCGTCCCGCAACGGGCGCGCACGACCCGTTGAAGGCCAAGGTGCTGTACTTCCGGGACGGCGGCACACGCATGGCGCTCATCACCTGCGACCTGCGCTCCTCGACCCCGGAATTCAAGGGGCTGATTGCCAAATTGTGCGCGGAACTCGGCCTTTCCGCGGCGAACATCATGATAGCCGCCTCCCATACCCATGACGGGCCATCCATGTATCCGGAAAAGTTCTGGCAGATGCAGTTCGGGAAATATGACCCGGCCATGCTCCGGGAGATGGCGGAAAAAACGGCCTCGGCGGTGCGTGAGGCGGCGGCCAATGCGGCCCCCGCGCGTGTCGGCGAGGGAAGCTGTCCGGCGGAGGGGATGACGCGCAACCGGCGCTGGGGCTATGACCAGGCGGCCCGTGAGGCCGCCGGGGAGACACCCCTCACGAACCCCGTGCTGCGGGTGCTGCGTGTGGACGGCATGGACGGCGCGTGCCGCGCCCTGCTGGTGAATTTCGCGTCCCACCCCACCATTCTGTCCGACAAGAACATGCTGCTCTCCGCGGAATGGCCGGGGGTGCTTCAGCGTGAACTGGAGGCGGCATTTCCCGGCGCGGTGGCGCTGTACACCAACGGCGCGCAGGGCGACCAGTCCCCGGCAGGGGCGGAGGGCGCCGATGACTTTGCACGGATAGAGGATTACGGGCGTAAACTCGCCAAACTGGCGGCGGCATCCGCAGACGGCATTGAAACAGTGCCGGATGTGGCCATAGCCTGCGGGCATGCCACACCCGAACTGCCCGCGCCGGTTTTTGCCTCCGCGTCAGAGGAGAAATATGCCACCTATCGCGCCGCCGCCCTGGAGGCGCTCCCCCGCCATGCGGAGATTCAACTCTTGGCCATCGGCGGCACTGCATGGGTGGGACTGCCGGGGGAACCCGTCATGGCGGTGGGGATGGAAGTGCGCCGCAGGGTTATGGCGGCGGGCTACAAGGACTGTGTGTCAGTGGGGCTGGCCAACGACTACATCGGCTACATTCTGAACGCTACGGAATACGCCCATGGCGGGTACGAGGTGGACAGCCGCTCCTTCTACGGACCGGGGCTGGGGGATTTCATCGCCGGGGCGGCGGAAAAACTGGCCGGGGAAGTAAACGCCAGACCGGCCAACAATTAA
- a CDS encoding EF-hand domain-containing protein: MSVKHFILALAAAGLLLTPALFAEKTTPAAPSPEAQLLAADTDGNGEVTLDELKAHAVKTAEARFKKLDRNKDGVISEKDRPKPKPEAKPQAQANREKMRAKMKAADTDKDGKVSREEARAGMPKMTDEQFKKMDRNGDGYLCPADRQPKPKN, encoded by the coding sequence ATGAGCGTGAAACATTTCATTCTTGCCCTTGCGGCAGCCGGACTGCTGCTGACACCGGCACTGTTTGCCGAGAAAACCACGCCCGCCGCCCCGTCCCCCGAGGCGCAACTGCTTGCCGCGGACACGGACGGCAACGGCGAGGTCACCCTGGATGAATTGAAGGCGCACGCGGTCAAGACTGCCGAGGCGCGCTTCAAGAAACTGGACCGGAACAAGGACGGCGTCATCAGCGAGAAGGACCGGCCCAAGCCGAAACCTGAAGCCAAACCACAGGCCCAGGCGAACCGCGAGAAGATGCGCGCCAAAATGAAGGCCGCCGACACGGACAAGGACGGCAAGGTGTCCCGCGAGGAGGCCAGGGCCGGCATGCCGAAGATGACCGATGAGCAGTTCAAGAAAATGGACCGCAACGGCGACGGGTATCTTTGCCCGGCAGACCGCCAGCCAAAACCCAAAAACTGA
- a CDS encoding Gfo/Idh/MocA family oxidoreductase, producing the protein MAKAKSPLKVGIIGSGAIARDQHLPYWRQLEDEGRVQVVGVCDLIKERRDTEAEKCRAAQPYADYKKMLGEHQFDIIDVCTQNRMHSLATIAGLEAGANVLVEKPMAMNVKECQAMIAASKKAEKKLMVAQHMRFEARAQKMKEVIMSGACGEIYTAETKWLRRRGVPGWGKFHIAKESLGGPLIDIGVHMMDLCVWLMGCPKPVAASGKVYRKFGDRKDFFNADWGTPYPPKEFDVEDYATAFIRFEGGLTMQMQVSWAANVHDEIENLYVLGDKGGVGTNPLGFFSADHDSLNHTTWDWLSDEDGHRREVRHFCECVEKDLPVMVQPDESLRIQKIIDAIYLSSEKNREIVIK; encoded by the coding sequence ATGGCCAAAGCCAAATCCCCGTTGAAGGTCGGCATCATCGGGTCGGGCGCCATCGCCCGGGACCAGCACCTGCCCTATTGGCGCCAGTTGGAGGACGAGGGCCGCGTCCAGGTCGTCGGCGTGTGCGACCTCATCAAGGAGCGCCGCGACACCGAGGCGGAAAAATGCCGGGCCGCGCAGCCCTATGCGGACTACAAAAAAATGCTGGGCGAGCACCAGTTCGACATCATTGACGTGTGCACCCAGAACCGGATGCATTCCCTGGCCACCATTGCGGGGCTGGAAGCCGGCGCGAACGTGCTGGTGGAAAAGCCCATGGCCATGAATGTCAAAGAGTGCCAGGCCATGATTGCCGCGTCGAAAAAGGCGGAAAAAAAGCTCATGGTCGCCCAGCACATGCGCTTCGAGGCGCGCGCCCAGAAGATGAAAGAGGTCATCATGAGCGGCGCCTGCGGCGAGATTTACACCGCCGAAACCAAATGGCTCCGCCGCCGGGGCGTGCCCGGATGGGGCAAGTTCCACATCGCCAAAGAGTCTCTGGGCGGGCCGCTTATTGACATCGGCGTCCACATGATGGACCTGTGTGTCTGGCTCATGGGCTGCCCGAAGCCTGTGGCGGCCAGCGGCAAGGTGTACCGTAAATTCGGCGACCGCAAGGACTTCTTCAACGCCGACTGGGGCACGCCCTACCCGCCCAAAGAGTTCGACGTGGAGGACTACGCCACCGCGTTCATCCGTTTCGAGGGCGGCCTGACCATGCAGATGCAGGTGTCCTGGGCCGCGAATGTCCACGATGAAATCGAGAACCTGTATGTCCTCGGCGACAAGGGCGGCGTGGGCACCAACCCCCTGGGTTTCTTCAGCGCGGACCATGACTCCCTCAACCACACCACCTGGGACTGGCTCTCCGACGAGGACGGACACCGCCGCGAGGTCCGCCATTTCTGCGAGTGTGTGGAAAAGGACCTCCCCGTGATGGTCCAGCCGGATGAGTCCCTCCGCATCCAGAAGATCATTGACGCGATTTACCTGTCCTCCGAGAAGAACCGGGAAATCGTGATCAAGTAA
- a CDS encoding sugar phosphate isomerase/epimerase has translation MTLNHALLALIAAGAVIGMALPAAAQDLYTGGAPTAEALGWRVGTQAYSFNRFSFYEAVDKTAAIGLKYIEAYPGQRLSQDKPEDVKFDHNMAPELQQEVLAYLAAKNVKLVNYGVVDISRDEDKARVVFEFAKAMGIETIVSEPGKPALPVAAKLADEYGINVAIHNHPKPSMYWDYNKVLEAVEGLSPRVGSCADTGHWPRSGVNPLEAVKALAEAKRIISFHFKDLNEFGNREAHDVIWGTGVCNVKDIMAELKSQNVKGVFSIEYEHNWENSLPEISRCVENFEKFAQELSK, from the coding sequence ATGACCCTGAACCATGCTCTGCTTGCACTGATTGCCGCCGGAGCCGTGATTGGCATGGCCCTTCCGGCCGCCGCGCAGGATCTCTACACGGGCGGCGCGCCCACGGCCGAGGCGCTCGGCTGGCGGGTGGGCACCCAGGCGTACAGTTTCAACCGCTTCTCGTTCTACGAGGCCGTGGACAAGACGGCGGCGATCGGCCTGAAGTACATCGAGGCGTATCCGGGGCAGCGCCTCAGCCAGGACAAGCCCGAGGACGTGAAGTTCGACCACAACATGGCGCCGGAGCTTCAGCAGGAAGTGCTGGCGTATCTTGCCGCCAAGAACGTGAAACTGGTCAACTACGGCGTGGTGGACATTTCCCGCGACGAGGACAAGGCCCGCGTGGTTTTTGAATTCGCCAAGGCCATGGGCATCGAAACCATCGTGTCCGAACCCGGCAAGCCCGCGCTTCCCGTCGCGGCCAAGCTGGCCGACGAGTACGGCATCAACGTGGCCATCCACAACCACCCGAAGCCCTCGATGTACTGGGACTATAACAAGGTGCTGGAGGCCGTCGAGGGCCTGAGCCCGCGTGTGGGTTCCTGCGCCGACACGGGCCACTGGCCCCGCTCCGGGGTGAACCCCCTTGAGGCGGTCAAGGCGCTGGCCGAGGCCAAGCGCATCATCTCCTTCCATTTCAAGGATCTCAACGAGTTCGGCAACCGCGAGGCCCATGACGTGATCTGGGGCACGGGCGTGTGCAATGTCAAAGACATCATGGCCGAGTTGAAGAGCCAGAATGTCAAGGGCGTGTTCAGCATCGAGTACGAGCACAACTGGGAAAACTCCCTGCCGGAAATTTCCCGGTGTGTCGAGAACTTCGAGAAGTTCGCCCAGGAACTGTCCAAGTAA
- a CDS encoding sulfatase-like hydrolase/transferase, translated as MPRNVLFILSDEFRADALCGGQAGVVKTPYLDALAGEGVLFRNALCQAAPCAPSRMSLHTGRYMCSTGVVDNMTPLAEPEDNLGQWLSRHGVGAGIAGYNDYAVPPALLPEGHPHRSSLCYDYFLPGYEVVLDHEYDSPEWYAWLVEKGYPPEWCNRDTMYEPDVPESGPGRHLPCFYPARYREEHSEAHFLTGKALDYMTARAGEGWFLNLNYIKPHGPYIAAKEYLDQYPPEAMPPPVREERELLEQHPYFSRMENGAAKRHYVEDHEWRDLRRCYCAMATEIDDCVGRLVDYLKSSGQWENTLVIFGADHGSCLGDHYLQGKPHFYDSSIRVPFIIHNPGPDADATRGVTLDYLAENVDVAPTVCAFLGIPPHPRFQGRSLMPLLRGEKTDKTAAFFEYYYHNQLADPADTLPAACRLWVCRTARWKYVEFGEEEMPPMLFDLENDPSEFNNLAANPGHAPVMLDLARELIRWRIRNEDLRMEDWARPLR; from the coding sequence ATGCCCAGGAACGTGCTGTTTATCCTGTCCGACGAGTTTCGGGCCGATGCGTTGTGCGGCGGCCAGGCCGGGGTGGTGAAAACACCCTACCTCGACGCGTTGGCCGGCGAAGGCGTCCTCTTCCGCAACGCCCTGTGCCAGGCGGCCCCCTGCGCGCCCAGCCGCATGTCCCTGCACACGGGCCGCTACATGTGCTCGACAGGCGTGGTGGACAACATGACCCCCCTCGCGGAGCCGGAGGACAATCTGGGGCAGTGGCTTTCGCGGCACGGCGTGGGGGCGGGCATCGCCGGATACAACGACTACGCCGTGCCGCCCGCACTCCTGCCAGAAGGGCATCCCCACCGAAGTTCCCTGTGCTATGACTATTTCCTGCCGGGCTATGAGGTGGTGCTGGACCACGAGTATGACTCCCCGGAATGGTATGCCTGGCTGGTGGAAAAGGGCTATCCGCCCGAATGGTGCAACCGTGACACCATGTACGAGCCGGACGTGCCAGAATCGGGGCCGGGTCGCCATCTGCCATGTTTTTACCCGGCACGTTACCGCGAGGAGCACAGCGAGGCGCATTTCCTTACCGGAAAGGCCTTGGATTACATGACTGCCAGGGCGGGGGAGGGGTGGTTCCTCAATCTCAACTACATCAAGCCCCACGGTCCCTACATTGCCGCGAAGGAGTATCTGGACCAATATCCGCCGGAAGCAATGCCGCCGCCCGTCCGCGAGGAAAGGGAACTGCTGGAACAGCACCCCTATTTTTCCCGTATGGAAAACGGGGCGGCTAAGAGACATTATGTGGAGGATCATGAGTGGCGCGACCTGCGCCGGTGCTACTGCGCCATGGCCACGGAGATAGACGATTGCGTGGGCAGACTGGTGGACTATCTGAAAAGTTCAGGCCAATGGGAGAACACCCTCGTCATTTTTGGGGCGGACCATGGCTCCTGTCTCGGTGACCACTATTTACAGGGCAAACCCCACTTTTACGACTCTTCGATCCGGGTGCCTTTCATAATCCACAATCCGGGTCCGGACGCGGACGCCACCCGTGGCGTGACCCTGGATTACCTTGCCGAAAATGTTGATGTCGCCCCCACTGTCTGCGCGTTTCTCGGCATCCCCCCGCATCCGCGCTTTCAGGGACGCTCCCTGATGCCCCTGCTGCGCGGTGAAAAGACGGACAAGACGGCGGCCTTCTTCGAGTACTACTACCACAACCAACTGGCCGACCCCGCGGACACCCTTCCCGCCGCATGCCGCCTGTGGGTGTGCCGGACGGCGCGCTGGAAATATGTCGAGTTTGGCGAGGAGGAAATGCCGCCCATGCTTTTTGATCTTGAGAACGACCCCTCGGAATTCAACAACCTCGCCGCAAACCCCGGCCACGCGCCGGTCATGCTGGACTTGGCCCGCGAACTCATCCGGTGGCGCATCCGCAACGAGGACCTGCGCATGGAGGACTGGGCGCGCCCCCTGCGGTGA
- a CDS encoding sugar phosphate isomerase/epimerase, translating to MKLGMLTAMFGDKPLKDVLALIKPLGLQTVELGTGNYPGDPHCPRTELLKSKPKRDELLATLKGEGLEISALSCHGNPIHPDPAFAKANAEVEKETILLAEMLGVKVVNGFSGCPGSDPKATRPNWVTCAWPPDYLDILDYQWNEVVFPYWRKQAQFLKDHGVKFGFEMHPGFVVYNPETLLKLRKECGNALGANFDPSHLFWQGMEPCECVKALGKAIFHVHAKDSIVHLANAAVNGVNDAKSYGDEIHRSWIFRTCGYGHDMKWWNDFFSTLRMVGYDGAISIEHEDSLMSSWEGLTKAVNFLKQTVIFEKPTAMTWA from the coding sequence ATGAAACTTGGCATGCTGACCGCAATGTTCGGCGACAAGCCGCTGAAGGATGTGCTGGCCCTGATCAAGCCCCTGGGGCTCCAGACGGTGGAACTGGGCACGGGCAATTATCCCGGCGACCCGCACTGCCCCCGCACGGAACTGCTGAAGTCCAAGCCGAAGCGCGACGAGTTGCTGGCCACCCTCAAGGGCGAGGGGCTGGAAATCAGCGCCCTGAGCTGCCACGGCAACCCCATCCACCCCGATCCGGCCTTTGCAAAGGCCAACGCGGAGGTGGAAAAGGAGACCATCCTGCTCGCCGAGATGCTCGGCGTGAAGGTGGTCAACGGCTTCTCCGGCTGCCCCGGTTCCGACCCCAAGGCCACCAGGCCGAACTGGGTCACCTGCGCCTGGCCGCCGGACTATCTCGACATCCTGGACTACCAGTGGAACGAGGTCGTCTTCCCCTACTGGCGGAAGCAGGCGCAGTTCCTGAAGGACCACGGCGTGAAGTTCGGCTTCGAGATGCACCCCGGCTTCGTGGTCTACAACCCCGAAACCCTGCTGAAGCTCCGCAAGGAGTGCGGGAACGCCCTCGGCGCGAACTTTGACCCCAGCCACCTCTTCTGGCAGGGGATGGAGCCCTGCGAGTGCGTGAAGGCCCTCGGCAAGGCCATCTTCCACGTGCACGCCAAGGACTCCATTGTCCATCTGGCGAACGCGGCGGTCAACGGCGTCAACGACGCGAAGTCCTACGGCGACGAAATCCACCGCTCGTGGATTTTCCGCACCTGCGGCTACGGCCATGACATGAAGTGGTGGAACGACTTCTTCTCGACCCTGCGCATGGTCGGCTATGACGGCGCCATCAGCATCGAGCACGAGGACAGCCTGATGTCGAGCTGGGAGGGCCTCACCAAGGCGGTGAACTTCCTCAAGCAGACGGTGATCTTCGAGAAGCCCACGGCCATGACCTGGGCCTGA
- a CDS encoding Gfo/Idh/MocA family oxidoreductase produces MAKKTVNVAMIGAAFMGKTHSNGWRKVGMFFDPPFTPVLKVACGAPGEDMTVAKEKWGWEEVSNNWEEVINRPDIDIVDICTPNWLHPPVAIAAAKAGKAIVSEKPLSNTVKEAEQMLAAVNKAGVKNMCGFSYRFAPAIQKIKSMIVKGELGHIFHFRAAYQQDWIVDPDFPMVWRLKKAYTGSGALGDIGAHITDLCHFLVGDVCEVASAMETFIKERKVPSSNVGGISGTAGKDTGKTDTVDVDDAAVYLGRIKGANTLATFEATRFAPGRRNYNTIEIYGSEGSVLWNQEDMNVFHYFNRKDPGTLQGFRKVQACDPGHAYVGNWWPSGHIIGYEHLFVHEMYEFLCGLKAKKANYPTFEDAVKCQKVLAAVEKAASSRKWEKVKA; encoded by the coding sequence ATGGCAAAGAAAACCGTCAATGTGGCAATGATAGGCGCGGCCTTCATGGGCAAGACGCACAGCAACGGCTGGCGGAAGGTGGGGATGTTCTTCGACCCGCCCTTCACCCCCGTGCTGAAGGTCGCCTGCGGCGCCCCCGGCGAGGACATGACCGTCGCCAAAGAGAAATGGGGATGGGAGGAGGTGTCCAACAACTGGGAGGAGGTGATCAACCGTCCCGACATTGACATTGTGGACATCTGCACGCCGAACTGGCTGCATCCGCCCGTGGCCATCGCCGCGGCGAAGGCGGGCAAGGCCATCGTCAGCGAGAAGCCCCTGTCCAACACGGTCAAGGAGGCCGAGCAGATGCTGGCCGCCGTGAACAAGGCCGGTGTGAAGAACATGTGCGGATTCTCCTACCGTTTCGCCCCGGCCATCCAGAAGATCAAGAGCATGATTGTCAAGGGCGAACTGGGCCACATCTTCCACTTCCGCGCGGCCTACCAGCAGGACTGGATTGTGGACCCCGACTTCCCGATGGTCTGGCGCCTCAAGAAGGCCTACACCGGTTCGGGCGCCCTCGGCGACATCGGCGCGCACATCACCGACCTGTGCCACTTCCTTGTCGGCGACGTGTGCGAGGTGGCCTCCGCCATGGAGACCTTCATCAAGGAGCGAAAGGTGCCGTCGAGCAACGTGGGCGGCATTTCCGGCACGGCGGGCAAGGACACGGGCAAGACGGACACGGTGGACGTGGACGACGCGGCGGTGTATCTCGGCCGCATCAAGGGCGCGAACACCCTGGCCACCTTCGAGGCCACCCGCTTCGCCCCGGGCCGCCGCAACTACAACACGATTGAAATCTACGGCAGCGAGGGTTCGGTGCTGTGGAACCAGGAGGACATGAATGTCTTCCACTACTTCAACCGCAAGGACCCCGGCACCCTGCAGGGCTTCCGCAAGGTGCAGGCCTGCGACCCCGGCCACGCCTATGTCGGCAACTGGTGGCCCTCCGGACACATCATCGGCTACGAGCATCTCTTCGTCCACGAGATGTACGAGTTCCTCTGCGGGCTCAAGGCGAAGAAGGCGAACTACCCGACCTTCGAGGACGCCGTGAAATGCCAGAAGGTGCTCGCCGCGGTCGAGAAGGCCGCGTCCAGCAGGAAATGGGAAAAGGTCAAGGCCTGA